AAACAACTCATTCACGCCGCGCTCCTCGTCTGCCTCGTTTCCTTCTCCGCCGTCCGCGCGACGGCGGCGCCCGAGTCGTTCAAGGTCAGCGACCTCACGTTCAAGCGCCCGGCGGGGTGGGAGTGGGTCGAGACGACTTCCAAGATGCGCGCCGCGCAACTCAAGGTCACCGATGCCAAGACCAAGCAGAGCGGCGACGTGATTTTCTTCTACTTTGGCGCGGGCGGCGGCGGCGGCGTGAAGGCGAACGTGGACCGCTGGTTCGGGCAGTTCGAGGAGCCGCGCGAGAAGATCAACGCGAAGACCGAGGAAGCCACGGTCGGCAAGACGAAGGTCACCTACGTCACCGCCGAGGGAACCTACAAGAGCGGCCAACCGGGCGGCCCCTTCACGCCGATGAAGGACCACATGCTGCTGGGAGCAATCGTCGAGGCGAACGAAGGCAGCATCTTCATCCGGCTCACCGCGCCGAAGGACCTCGGCAAGGCGTCCACGGCGGACTTCAAGAAAATGATCGAAACCGCGTTGAAGTAGCCGCGGGTGATTCGCGCCCAGGGAGTTTGTGCGCCGACACGCCCTTGAAATCCCGCGGGTGGCCTGCCAGTTTCTGCCCGTCGCTCAACCCACGTCCATGAAACCGAAACTCACACTAGCCTGCACACTCGCCGCGCTCATGACGTGCGCGGTGGCTGCCGACAAGAAACTGCCCGACGGCAAATCCCTGCTGCCCGCCGACACGCTCAAGGCCGCCCGCCGCCACGCCGGCCCGAAGCCCTCGGGCGAATTCAAGACCGTGGACGTCGGGGACCAGGCCTTCAAGCAGGCCATCCGCGTGACGGTGAAGGAAATCCCCGCCAATCCGTGGACCGTCCAGCTCAGCACGCTGACCAGCGCGGACGCGAAGGAAGGCGACATCGTCCTCGCGAGTTTCTGGGCGCGCTGCGTCGAGTCCAAGGCCGCGGGCACGACGTCGGAGTTTCTCGTTTACTTCGGCATCCCCGAGGGCGGCGTCGAGCACAGCATCGCGCAGGAACTTTCCATCGGCGCCAAGTGGACGAAGGTGCAGGTGCCCGCGCGCGTCGCCGCCGACTACGCTTCGGGCAAGGCGATGCTCAACCTCGACTTCGGCTACGCGGTGCAGACGGTCGAGGTCGCGGAGATCAAGGTCACAAACTTCGCCCGAGCGGTGAAACTCGAAGACCTGCCGGGCTCGGGGTTCTGACCGGCTTGCGGGCTGACACGCCGCGCCCGATTTGTTGAAGTCACCCCGTGCTTTGGCGCGCCCGATCGTTTGAATTCCGGTTCCCCCGTCCCGCACTGGTGATGGGCATCGTGAACGTCACGCCGGACTCCTTCTCGGACGGCGGGCAGTTCCTCGACGCGGACAAAGCCGTCGCCCACGGACTGCGACTCGCCGGCGAGGGCGCCGACATGCTCGACATCGGCGGAGAATCCACGCGCCCCGGCGCGGAACCCGTCTCCGAGGCCGAGGAACTTCGCCGCGTGCTTCCCGTCATCAGCCAGCTCGCCGCGCGCGTGAGCATCCCACTCTCCATCGACACTCAAAAGCCCGCGGTCGCGCGCGCCGCGCTCGGCGCCGGCGCGAGCATCGTCAACGACATCGCCGCGAGCCGCGCCGACCCCGCGATGGCGCGGGTCGTCGCCGAAGCCGGCGCGGGTTACGTGGTCATGCACATGCAAGGCACGCCGCAAACCATGCAGCGCGCCCCGGCCTATGCCGACGTGGCGGCCGAAGTGGACGGGTTCTTCGCGGAGCGGTTGCGGTGGCTCGCGCCGCACGGCGTGGCGGCGGAACAACTGGCGCTTGACCCCGGCATCGGCTTTGGGAAGACGGTGGGGCACAATTTGAAATTGCTCGCGGCCATTCCGCGGTTTACAAAGCACCGGCGCCCGTTGCTGGTCGGAGTCTCCCGCAAGTCATTCCTCGGGCAACTCCTCGGCGCTGGCGTTGCGGCGCGGCTTCCGGCGGCGCTGGCATGCACGGTGACGGCGGCGCGCGACGGCGCGAACGTGTTCCGCACGCACGACGTGGCGGCCACCGCGCAGGCGCTCCGGATGGCCGAGGCCCTCGGCGCGCAGGACATCCGATGAACTGGACCCCGATCAAAGAGCACTGGCGGGACGGCGTGGAGATTCTCCTCCTCGCGGTGGTGATCTATTACGCCTACAACTTCCTGCGCCGGACGCGGGGCGCGCCGATCGTCAACGGGTTGCTCGTGCTGTTGGCGCTTGCGTTCGTCACGGCGGCGCTCAAGCTCGAGGTGCTGAGCTGGCTGCTGAGCGCGGTCCTCACGCTGTCCGCGCTTGCGGCCGTCGTGATCTTCCAGCCCGAGTTGCGCAAACTCCTCGCCGAGCTCGGCACGCAGCGGCTGTTTGTCACGGCGCGAGAGCAGCGCGAGAAGATCGAGGTCATCATCCAGACGGTCGAGCGCCTCGCGGATGTCCGCATCGGCGCGCTCATCGCCATCGAGCAGAAGATCGACCTCCAGAACGCCGTCGAGAGCAGCATCGTCGTGGATTGCGAATCCACGCCCGAGATGCTCGAGACGATCTTCTTCCCGAACAACGCCATCCACGACGGAGGCGTCGTGATCAAGAACGGCCGCATCCTCCGCGCCGCGTGCATCTTCCCGCTCACGCAGCGACCCGACCTGAGCAAGTCGCTCGGCACGCGCCACCGCGCGGCCATCGGGCTTGCGGAGGAGACCGACGCGCTCGTCGTGGTCGTCTCCGAGGAAACCGGCCAGCTCTCGTATGCGCACAATGGGCAGTTCACCAAGAACGTGACGGTCGAGGCGCTTCGTTCGTTCCTCACCGCGGAACTCATCCCGCAAGGCCGCCCGCAAAACGTCCTCGAATGGCTGCGAAGCCACGTCGAGGCCTGGTTGAAGGAGCGGCCCGCCCCCGCGCCTCCGCACTCCGATCCGGGCCCGTTCACCGCCGCCAAATCCGCCCGCCCCACCGCCGCGCCGCCGTCCGTCCCGCCTGCGAAGGCGACGGCCAAGCCCTGACCCCGCCCGCCGATGCTCCGCGACCTGATCGTCACAGATTTCTGGGTGAAGCTCGTGTCCGTGCTCGCTGCCGTGGTCGTGTGGGGCACGGTGAAGATCAAGATCAGCCGCCAGCCGGACCCGGTCGCGAAGGCCGAGAGCGCGCTGGAAGCGCGCACCTTCCGCAAACTTGCCGTCGCGATGCTCAAGGCGCCCGGCGATGCGCGCGGATTCACGGTTGCGCCCGGCGAGGTGGACATCACCGTCACGGCGGCATTCGAGGTGATGAGCACGCTCGGGGCGCGCGACTTCGAAGTGTTTGTAAATCTCACCGACGCTCGCGACATCGTGGGCAGGACCAAGCCCGTGGTCGTGCACCTGCCCGAGGGCGTCACGCTCTTGAACGTCGAGCCCCGCGAGGTCACAATCTCCGCCGCGCAACCCAACGCGCCACGGCTGAACGCGGACAAGCAACCGAATCCATGAGCGCCCAGAAACGACTTTTCGGCACCGACGGCGTCCGCGGCACCGCCAACATGGAGCCCGTCACGGCCGAGACCGCGCTCAAGCTCGGCCGCGCCGCCGCGCACGTCTTCAAGAACTCCGAGTTCGGCTCGCGCGGCCGCGGCAAACACAAGATCGTCATCGGCAAGGACACCCGGCTCTCCGGCTACATGCTCGAGAACGCACTCTCCGCCGGCATCCTCTCGATGGGAGTCGACGTGCTCTTCATCGGACCGCTGCCGACGCCCGGCGTCGCGTATGTCACGCGCAGCCTCCGCGCCGATGCCGGCATCGTCATCACCGCGTCGCACAATCCTTACGATGACAACGGCATCAAGTTCTTTGGCCCCGACGGCTTCAAGCTCGCCGACCCCATCGAGTCGCAAATCGAGGACCTTGTCTTCAGTGGCGACGTCGAGGGCATCCGGCCCAGCGCGCTCGAGGTCGGCAAGGCCGTCCGCATCGACGACGCCCTCGGCCGCTACATCGAGTTTGCCAAGACCTCCTTCCCGCGCGGACAGACCCTCGACCACCTGCGCATCGTCGTGGATTGCGCGAACGGCGCCGCCTACAAGGCCACGCCCTGCGTGCTGCGCGAACTCGGCGCCGAAATCTTCGTCTCCGGCCACACGCCCGACGGATTCAACATCAACAAGGAATGCGGTTCCATGCACCCGCAAGCCTTGTGCTCGAAAGTCCGCGAATACGGCGCCAACCTCGGCATCGCGCACGACGGCGACGCCGACCGCGTCCTCCTGTGCGACGAAAACGGCACGATGCTCGACGGCGACGACATCATGGCCATCGTCGCGCTCGACATGCTCGGCCACGGCACGCTCGCGGGCAAGACGCTCGTCACCACCGTCATGAGCAACGCCGGCCTCGACGCCGCGGTGCAGGCCGCCGGCGGGCGCGTCGTCCGCACCGACGTCGGCGACAAGAATGTGATCGATGAAATGTTGCGCGGCGGCTTCAATTTCGGCGGCGAGGAAAGCGGACACCTGATCTTCCGCGACTACTCGACCACCGGCGACGGCCTCGTCGCCGCGCTGCAAGTGCTCTCGATCATGAAGGCGGGAGGCGTCGCCCTGTCCGGCTTGTGCCGGGGTTGGGCGCGCTTCCCGAAAGTCGTCACCAACATCAAGGTGCGGGAGAAGCGCCCCTTCGCCGAGCTCAAGGGCGTGATGGCCTTGATCAAGGAAGCCGAGGCCGAGGTGCAGCCCGCGGGCGGGCGCGTGCTGCTGCGCTACTCGGGCACCGAGCCCAAGGCGCGACTCCTCCTCGAAGGCCGCGACACCACCGTCCTCAACCGACACTCCAAGAAAATCGCCGAAGCCATCCAGACGCAGGTGGGAGGGTAGCCGGGCCGGACGCGTCACGCATTTGACGGAATGGGTGGACCACGGAGGCCCAAAGGTCACGAAGCAGGCGCAGCGGGAGTCCGCCCGTTCGCCGCCCGGTGACCTGTGCGTCTTCGCGGTTCAATCAGCGCTTCCATAATCCGTGTTCATTCGTGTCGCTTCGTGGTTAACTCCCGCGCGAGACTGACCGATGGCGCACGTATCGGATTTCCTTTCGCCCGCCGAGCTGCAGAAGATTTCCAATCTGCAGGTCGTCGCGCGTCTCGTCGTCGAGGGGTTTTTCTCCGGCCTGCACAAGTCGCCGCACAAGGGCTTCAGCGTCGAGTTCGCCCAGCACCGGCAGTATGTGCAGGGCGATGAAATCCGCCGCCTCGACTGGAAGGTGTTCGGCAAGACCGACCGCTTCTACATCCGCGAGTTCGAGGAGGAGACGAATCTGCGCGCCACGCTGCTGCTCGATTTGAGCGGCTCGATGGCCTACGGCGGCGACCACTCGCCCTCCAAGCAGCAATACGCCACGCGGCTCGCCGCCGCGCTCGCGTATCTCATGCTCCAGCAGCGCGACAGCGTGGGCATGGTCACGTTCGACTCGAAGCTCCGCCGCTACATCCCGCAACGCTCCGGCGTCGGCCATTTGCGCGTGCTCATGGACGAGTTGCAATCCGCCCACCCCGGCGGCGAAACCGCGCTCGCGTCCGTCTTCCGCGACCTCGTCCCGCGCATCCACCGGCGCGGGCTGCTCATCATCCTCTCGGACTGCTTCGGCGAGGTGAAGGACCTCGTCACCGCGCTCGCGCAGTTCCGGCACGCGCGCCACGAGATTCTGCTGTTTCAGATTCTCGACCGCGACGAGCTCACGTTTCCCTTCAAGCGCTGGACCAAGTTTGACTCGCTCGAAGTGCCCGGCCAGTTCCGGCTGATCGAGCCCGCGCAATTCCGCGCGGCGTATCTGGACAATCTCAAGAAATTCCAGGACGAACTCACGGCCGGGTGCCACCGGCACCGGATAGACCTCGTTCCGATGGTCACCGACCAGCCGTATGCCGAGGCGCTGGCGGCTTACCTGACGAAGCGGCTCGCGCGAGGATGACCTTTCTCAACGCCATTCTG
This window of the Verrucomicrobiota bacterium genome carries:
- the folP gene encoding dihydropteroate synthase, which encodes MGIVNVTPDSFSDGGQFLDADKAVAHGLRLAGEGADMLDIGGESTRPGAEPVSEAEELRRVLPVISQLAARVSIPLSIDTQKPAVARAALGAGASIVNDIAASRADPAMARVVAEAGAGYVVMHMQGTPQTMQRAPAYADVAAEVDGFFAERLRWLAPHGVAAEQLALDPGIGFGKTVGHNLKLLAAIPRFTKHRRPLLVGVSRKSFLGQLLGAGVAARLPAALACTVTAARDGANVFRTHDVAATAQALRMAEALGAQDIR
- a CDS encoding TIGR00159 family protein, with product MNWTPIKEHWRDGVEILLLAVVIYYAYNFLRRTRGAPIVNGLLVLLALAFVTAALKLEVLSWLLSAVLTLSALAAVVIFQPELRKLLAELGTQRLFVTAREQREKIEVIIQTVERLADVRIGALIAIEQKIDLQNAVESSIVVDCESTPEMLETIFFPNNAIHDGGVVIKNGRILRAACIFPLTQRPDLSKSLGTRHRAAIGLAEETDALVVVVSEETGQLSYAHNGQFTKNVTVEALRSFLTAELIPQGRPQNVLEWLRSHVEAWLKERPAPAPPHSDPGPFTAAKSARPTAAPPSVPPAKATAKP
- a CDS encoding DUF58 domain-containing protein, with protein sequence MAHVSDFLSPAELQKISNLQVVARLVVEGFFSGLHKSPHKGFSVEFAQHRQYVQGDEIRRLDWKVFGKTDRFYIREFEEETNLRATLLLDLSGSMAYGGDHSPSKQQYATRLAAALAYLMLQQRDSVGMVTFDSKLRRYIPQRSGVGHLRVLMDELQSAHPGGETALASVFRDLVPRIHRRGLLIILSDCFGEVKDLVTALAQFRHARHEILLFQILDRDELTFPFKRWTKFDSLEVPGQFRLIEPAQFRAAYLDNLKKFQDELTAGCHRHRIDLVPMVTDQPYAEALAAYLTKRLARG
- a CDS encoding phosphoglucosamine mutase, with translation MSAQKRLFGTDGVRGTANMEPVTAETALKLGRAAAHVFKNSEFGSRGRGKHKIVIGKDTRLSGYMLENALSAGILSMGVDVLFIGPLPTPGVAYVTRSLRADAGIVITASHNPYDDNGIKFFGPDGFKLADPIESQIEDLVFSGDVEGIRPSALEVGKAVRIDDALGRYIEFAKTSFPRGQTLDHLRIVVDCANGAAYKATPCVLRELGAEIFVSGHTPDGFNINKECGSMHPQALCSKVREYGANLGIAHDGDADRVLLCDENGTMLDGDDIMAIVALDMLGHGTLAGKTLVTTVMSNAGLDAAVQAAGGRVVRTDVGDKNVIDEMLRGGFNFGGEESGHLIFRDYSTTGDGLVAALQVLSIMKAGGVALSGLCRGWARFPKVVTNIKVREKRPFAELKGVMALIKEAEAEVQPAGGRVLLRYSGTEPKARLLLEGRDTTVLNRHSKKIAEAIQTQVGG